One window of the Sphaerochaeta associata genome contains the following:
- a CDS encoding family 43 glycosylhydrolase, giving the protein MLKNPILKGFKPDPSILRVEDTYYIATSTFEWYPPINLFRSTNLSDWEQIASPIQHLDLRGLDSSCGIWAPNLSYHDHQFHIVCTVVETNRRRFKDPHNFIISAPSMEGPWTDPVFLNNSGWDPSLFFEDGTCYLINMLLDWRPDKNRFAGVILQELDLRKKCLVGDVHYLTAGTATGSTEAPNLYKHNGLYYMLLAEGGTEFGHQVSVLRSSSLIGPYEQSPCNPLIKSRSDDELQRAGHGSLVNTKDGRTYLAYLCSRSVDHAYSILGRETALAEVVWNSEGWPVLYPEGSHSPQLEVPSLPKAQEAPLVLHFDHIDHRMKTLREPLANCGVDVTSREGWLRIHGGNSLSSRARQHLMAISQETLEYQATTLLDFKPRSPWHMAGLLAYYNADNYFYAYQSTDDKKQPILGVVEMDNTAIRQVGEPIHLEISSPVYLRATVRDNSLIFSYSLDGIAFVDLHTEALDMRHLSDEYIQGNGFTGAMVGIGCQDLAGDGIHADFSHLKYERL; this is encoded by the coding sequence ATGCTGAAAAATCCAATACTCAAAGGTTTCAAACCCGACCCATCCATTCTCAGGGTGGAGGATACGTACTATATCGCAACCTCCACCTTCGAATGGTATCCTCCGATCAACCTGTTTCGCTCGACCAATCTTTCCGATTGGGAGCAGATAGCCTCCCCGATTCAGCACCTGGACTTGCGTGGACTCGACTCCTCATGCGGCATCTGGGCTCCGAATTTGAGTTATCATGACCATCAGTTCCATATAGTCTGTACGGTTGTTGAGACAAACAGACGCAGGTTCAAGGATCCGCATAATTTCATCATCAGCGCCCCTTCGATGGAGGGGCCATGGACCGATCCGGTATTCCTCAACAACAGCGGATGGGACCCCTCCCTCTTTTTCGAAGATGGAACGTGTTATCTCATCAACATGCTGCTCGATTGGAGACCTGACAAGAATCGCTTCGCAGGAGTCATCCTGCAGGAATTGGATCTACGAAAGAAATGCCTTGTAGGCGATGTTCATTACCTGACCGCAGGTACGGCGACCGGAAGTACGGAAGCACCCAACCTCTATAAGCACAACGGCTTATACTATATGCTTTTGGCAGAAGGAGGAACGGAATTCGGCCATCAGGTAAGCGTGTTGCGCTCATCCTCCCTGATTGGACCGTACGAGCAAAGCCCCTGCAATCCCCTGATCAAAAGCAGGAGTGATGATGAACTGCAGCGTGCCGGTCACGGCTCGCTGGTGAACACCAAGGATGGAAGAACCTACCTTGCCTACCTGTGCTCACGTTCGGTGGACCATGCCTACTCAATCCTTGGCCGAGAGACCGCCTTGGCTGAAGTCGTGTGGAATAGTGAAGGATGGCCGGTTCTCTATCCCGAGGGAAGTCACAGTCCTCAGCTGGAAGTTCCTTCACTGCCAAAGGCACAAGAGGCGCCTTTGGTTCTCCATTTCGATCATATCGACCATCGTATGAAAACGCTGAGAGAACCGTTGGCCAACTGCGGTGTGGACGTAACCAGCCGAGAGGGATGGCTGCGAATCCATGGGGGCAACTCACTCTCCTCGAGAGCGCGTCAGCACCTTATGGCGATCAGTCAAGAAACCCTGGAGTACCAGGCGACAACACTGCTTGACTTCAAACCCCGGTCGCCATGGCACATGGCGGGACTGCTTGCCTACTACAATGCCGACAACTATTTCTATGCCTACCAGAGTACTGATGACAAGAAGCAGCCAATCCTGGGTGTTGTTGAGATGGACAATACGGCAATCAGGCAGGTCGGAGAACCCATTCACCTAGAGATAAGCTCGCCTGTATACCTTCGCGCCACAGTCAGAGACAATTCCCTGATCTTCTCCTACAGTCTCGATGGAATAGCATTTGTCGACCTGCATACAGAAGCCCTGGATATGCGCCATCTCAGTGACGAGTACATCCAGGGCAATGGCTTCACCGGTGCAATGGTTGGCATTGGATGCCAGGACCTGGCCGGTGATGGCATCCATGCAGACTTTTCCCATCTCAAGTACGAGCGGTTGTAG
- a CDS encoding nucleoside hydrolase yields the protein MRYTSYAFQVPEEKIVRVITNTDAKNEADDQFAIVHALLSPKFENVGFIAAHYGITRHQDSMQQSYRELETIFEKMGFPSDGLLFHGCERPLASKTELLPSEGASLIIEEAMKDDPRPLYVLFLGPLTDLASAYLQEPRIANRLTAIWIGGGAYPSGSIEYNLSNDIHAANVVFSSTIPVWQVPKNVYEMIPVSLAELEQKVYPHGEIGAYLLDQLNEHAHEEGPRKSAFRSGETWVLGDSPAVGLVLYEHRYEFDWVPAPMIGMDMQYVHTGLNRPIRVYRRIDPRLILEDFYSKLALFASTTART from the coding sequence ATGCGTTATACCTCATATGCATTCCAGGTTCCCGAAGAGAAAATCGTGCGGGTCATCACCAATACTGATGCAAAAAACGAGGCGGACGACCAGTTTGCCATCGTGCATGCACTGCTCAGTCCCAAGTTTGAGAATGTCGGATTCATTGCCGCCCACTATGGCATCACCCGTCATCAGGACAGCATGCAGCAGAGCTACCGGGAACTTGAGACAATCTTCGAGAAGATGGGCTTTCCTTCGGACGGTCTGCTGTTTCATGGCTGCGAACGGCCGCTTGCGTCCAAGACGGAACTACTCCCCAGTGAAGGCGCTTCCCTGATCATCGAGGAGGCGATGAAGGACGACCCCAGGCCCTTGTATGTGCTCTTCCTTGGTCCCTTGACCGACTTGGCCAGTGCGTACCTGCAGGAACCGCGTATCGCAAACCGGCTTACTGCCATTTGGATCGGTGGGGGCGCCTATCCATCGGGGAGCATCGAGTACAATCTGAGCAACGATATCCATGCGGCGAATGTAGTGTTCAGTTCCACGATTCCGGTATGGCAGGTTCCCAAGAACGTGTACGAGATGATTCCTGTCTCGCTCGCGGAATTGGAGCAGAAGGTGTATCCTCATGGAGAAATCGGGGCGTATCTGCTGGATCAGTTGAACGAGCACGCCCATGAGGAGGGCCCCCGTAAGAGTGCCTTCCGCAGCGGTGAAACCTGGGTGCTTGGGGACTCTCCCGCCGTCGGCTTGGTGCTCTACGAACACCGCTATGAGTTCGATTGGGTGCCGGCTCCTATGATCGGCATGGACATGCAGTATGTCCATACCGGTCTGAATCGACCGATACGGGTATACCGTAGAATCGACCCGCGTCTAATTCTTGAGGATTTCTACTCCAAGCTGGCGCTGTTTGCCTCTACAACCGCTCGTACTTGA
- a CDS encoding carbohydrate ABC transporter permease, whose translation MASQPGNALKRSYMIKGFLFLLPATLVYLFFAVIPFFDNLVLSFQDWNGFSARVFAGFDNYLESFRDANFLLAIKNSVYLGVVSSIISVVIGVLLAWLLLFVGKRSGGFFRTILFSPSMIPAVITALIFSFVYEPEIGVLNQLLKVLNLGSLQTAWLTNRTTVLNSILFVSAWKQVGLTMVLCFAGMQAISPSLLESARLEGAGDWAILRKIILPLIMSFVQLSAIFALMSGLKIYDTVLALTNGGPGKFSVVMPMWIMQNAFSFNQYGYGAAMSVIFVLIVLAGMLLTKRLIKGDSYEL comes from the coding sequence ATGGCATCACAACCCGGCAACGCACTGAAGCGGTCGTATATGATCAAGGGCTTTCTCTTTTTGCTGCCCGCAACCTTGGTCTACCTCTTTTTTGCAGTTATCCCCTTTTTCGATAATCTGGTACTCTCCTTCCAAGACTGGAATGGGTTTAGTGCACGAGTGTTTGCAGGCTTTGACAATTATCTGGAGTCGTTTCGCGATGCAAATTTTCTTCTTGCCATCAAGAATTCCGTCTATCTGGGTGTTGTCTCTTCCATCATCAGCGTTGTTATTGGAGTGTTGCTTGCTTGGTTGTTGCTCTTCGTTGGAAAACGAAGCGGTGGCTTTTTCAGAACCATTCTGTTCTCTCCCAGCATGATTCCTGCCGTCATTACGGCCTTGATCTTCTCCTTTGTGTATGAGCCGGAGATCGGAGTGCTGAACCAGCTTCTGAAAGTCCTTAATCTTGGGAGTCTGCAGACGGCATGGCTTACCAACCGCACTACCGTGCTCAACAGTATTTTGTTTGTATCCGCCTGGAAACAGGTCGGCCTGACCATGGTGCTCTGTTTTGCCGGAATGCAGGCAATCTCGCCCTCCTTGTTGGAATCAGCGCGGCTTGAGGGAGCAGGGGATTGGGCGATCCTGAGAAAAATCATCCTCCCCTTGATTATGAGCTTTGTTCAGCTCAGCGCCATCTTTGCGCTTATGTCCGGTTTGAAAATCTACGACACTGTATTGGCCCTCACCAACGGCGGCCCTGGAAAATTCTCCGTCGTCATGCCGATGTGGATCATGCAGAATGCCTTCTCGTTCAATCAATACGGATATGGGGCGGCAATGTCTGTCATTTTTGTGTTGATCGTACTTGCAGGCATGCTGCTTACCAAGCGCTTGATCAAGGGGGACAGCTATGAGCTCTAA
- a CDS encoding carbohydrate ABC transporter permease yields the protein MSSKNTILYNNKPLVIIAYTILILGTLLVAYPILFLFFTSLKSTSEFYVNLFGFPKEPVWANYAAAWSTGHLGDYFFNSVFVTVIAVLLTTVLTTLGGYALGRMNLPKSELIIMAFMTFNFIPGIAIYISLYKMMASASLLTSHAALILPYTAWQIPFSMYIFKKYFETIPMDIIESARIDGCSELTTFLRIVMPLITPAVATVIVFTFIGNWGELMWAQITTASSMNLKTLPVGLLNFKTEMGVQWGQYAAGLSLVTVPLLLIFGYFQKYFVAGLTQGAVKG from the coding sequence ATGAGCTCTAAGAACACAATTCTCTACAATAATAAACCTTTGGTCATCATTGCCTATACGATTCTCATTTTGGGAACTTTGCTGGTAGCCTATCCGATTCTGTTTCTGTTTTTCACCTCGTTGAAATCAACCAGCGAATTCTATGTCAATTTATTCGGCTTCCCCAAAGAGCCGGTCTGGGCCAACTATGCTGCAGCCTGGTCTACCGGACATTTGGGGGATTATTTTTTCAATTCCGTCTTCGTAACCGTCATTGCTGTACTGTTGACCACCGTCCTGACAACCTTGGGCGGGTATGCACTGGGAAGAATGAACCTGCCCAAGAGCGAGCTGATCATCATGGCTTTCATGACGTTCAACTTCATTCCCGGCATCGCCATCTACATCTCATTGTATAAAATGATGGCCTCGGCAAGTCTGCTTACCAGTCATGCCGCCCTGATCCTTCCCTATACCGCCTGGCAGATTCCGTTCAGCATGTATATTTTCAAGAAATATTTTGAGACCATTCCCATGGATATTATTGAATCGGCACGCATCGACGGATGTTCGGAGCTCACCACCTTCTTGCGTATCGTCATGCCTCTGATCACCCCCGCCGTTGCAACCGTCATTGTCTTTACCTTCATCGGCAACTGGGGCGAACTTATGTGGGCCCAGATTACCACCGCGAGTTCGATGAATCTCAAGACGCTGCCGGTCGGTTTGTTGAACTTCAAGACGGAGATGGGTGTACAGTGGGGACAGTATGCTGCCGGCCTGAGCTTGGTCACCGTTCCCTTGTTGCTGATATTCGGATACTTTCAAAAATACTTTGTTGCCGGACTGACCCAGGGTGCGGTCAAAGGCTGA